Proteins encoded by one window of Gordonia jinghuaiqii:
- a CDS encoding ureidoglycolate lyase → MTGVVPARRIPIQNLTDDAFAPFGAVLTAVPDGDSPREGERLLDLSRGTPRFYLMALQDRPARFDSITRHRSVTQVLASVGGGEWMIAVAPPGAVDDPEDRPGADDVKVFRVGGDAAVLLHRGTWHAGPFFAPEQMSFFNLELDDTNQVDHQNFSFGVEFVAGQSS, encoded by the coding sequence ATGACTGGTGTCGTCCCTGCCCGGCGCATCCCGATCCAGAACCTCACCGACGACGCGTTCGCCCCGTTCGGGGCCGTGCTGACCGCGGTGCCCGACGGTGACAGCCCCCGGGAGGGTGAGCGGCTTCTCGATCTCTCGCGCGGAACCCCGCGGTTCTACCTGATGGCCCTGCAGGACCGGCCGGCACGGTTCGACTCGATCACGCGTCACCGTTCGGTGACGCAGGTGCTCGCATCGGTGGGCGGCGGGGAGTGGATGATCGCGGTCGCCCCTCCGGGGGCGGTCGACGATCCCGAGGACCGTCCCGGCGCCGACGACGTCAAGGTCTTCAGAGTGGGCGGTGACGCTGCGGTCTTGCTCCATCGCGGGACGTGGCACGCCGGACCGTTTTTCGCTCCAGAGCAGATGTCGTTCTTCAACCTCGAGCTCGACGACACCAACCAGGTGGACCACCAGAACTTCTCTTTCGGTGTCGAGTTCGTCGCCGGACAGTCGTCGTGA